In a single window of the Phycisphaerales bacterium genome:
- a CDS encoding winged helix-turn-helix domain-containing protein, protein MPRNRGTILVVEDETDLADVLCYHLGREGYHCRRAEDGERALAEATRQPPDLVVLDRMLPGLSGDEVAQRLKRDARTAAIPILMLTAKAEDEDELVGFALGADDYVRKPFSVKLVLARIAAVLRRQRAGTGKREVLAIGTVVLDHGRHEVTAGGQPLDLTATEFRILAALMSARGRVLTREQLIDNAIGQGAAVTNRAMDVHIAALRKKMGATANCIHTVRGVGYAFRLPESGTDEA, encoded by the coding sequence ATGCCGCGCAACCGCGGGACCATTCTCGTGGTTGAGGATGAGACCGACCTCGCCGATGTCCTTTGTTATCACCTCGGCCGCGAGGGATACCATTGCCGGCGCGCCGAGGATGGCGAGCGCGCCCTCGCCGAAGCTACCCGGCAACCACCCGATCTCGTGGTGCTGGATCGCATGTTGCCGGGGCTCTCCGGCGATGAGGTGGCCCAGCGCCTGAAGCGCGACGCCCGCACCGCCGCCATCCCGATTCTAATGCTTACCGCGAAAGCCGAAGACGAAGACGAGCTGGTCGGCTTCGCCCTCGGTGCGGATGATTATGTGCGCAAGCCGTTTTCCGTGAAACTCGTCCTCGCCCGAATCGCAGCGGTGCTCCGTCGGCAGCGCGCCGGAACCGGCAAACGCGAAGTTCTCGCGATCGGTACCGTTGTGCTCGATCATGGTCGCCATGAAGTCACGGCTGGGGGTCAGCCCCTCGATCTGACCGCCACCGAATTCCGCATTCTCGCCGCGCTCATGTCGGCGCGCGGTCGGGTGCTGACACGCGAACAGCTCATCGACAACGCCATTGGGCAGGGGGCGGCCGTCACGAACCGGGCCATGGATGTGCACATCGCCGCCCTGCGAAAAAAGATGGGGGCGACCGCCAACTGCATCCACACCGTGCGGGGCGTCGGCTATGCTTTCCGGTTACCAGAAAGTGGCACCGATGAAGCGTAG
- a CDS encoding PAS domain-containing protein, producing the protein MFLSGRRNRLLLAGALLVGVALVAALWLISREQERLHGEEVASQLQTKARLLAGVLADGRPDVDRPLFHRLIATLEAENIALAIFDAEGHVLAQSAGLADADTLSIAPEVIAALRPGGTPARDVRRWGPRNAVHVMVALPIHFGGPEARCAIWLAQPQWALIDHPGAVVRLLAFIATTATLAVIVLLTLYLRFRRRALARLVRTVRELSAGNLTSELPRDDHGELAALATALNSLRKRLAAQMELIDRQRRMLQSLVDQLHEGVIVTRDDGRIVLINPTAMRMLNLPGERGHQDFIGEPVEHCVQDHRLQRMLLPGLAPPPSPRTAASDDSGSDARLEIETGDGPIHLLARASEVILAEPGQRTVDAERGRAVLLTDITELQRIIQMRTDFVANASHELRTPLSTIRAAVETLLGMDLVEEGPAAQTFLEKIDRHSARLEAMVADLLDLSKLETPSERFKPETIDCKNLLQELYARFAERLERKGLHWHAERRPAHAATVLVNPHLLRLAVDNLLDNAIKFTDRGGHIRVQLTLTNETATLTVADTGCGIPEEDQQRVFERFYQVERARSGAERGTGLGLSIVRHAVNAMRGAVELRSTPGRGTEVTLSVPQPRYAERS; encoded by the coding sequence ATGTTTCTCAGTGGTCGACGTAATCGCCTGTTACTCGCGGGCGCCCTGCTCGTGGGCGTGGCTCTTGTGGCTGCGCTCTGGCTGATTTCGCGCGAACAGGAACGGTTGCATGGCGAGGAAGTCGCCAGCCAACTCCAGACCAAGGCACGTCTGCTCGCGGGAGTGCTTGCGGATGGGCGTCCCGACGTCGATCGGCCCCTTTTCCACCGTCTGATCGCTACCCTCGAAGCCGAAAACATCGCGCTCGCCATTTTCGACGCTGAGGGTCATGTGCTGGCGCAATCTGCGGGGCTCGCGGATGCCGACACGCTTTCGATCGCACCGGAAGTCATCGCGGCCCTGCGGCCTGGGGGCACACCGGCCCGTGACGTGCGCCGCTGGGGGCCGCGCAATGCCGTCCACGTGATGGTGGCGCTGCCGATCCACTTCGGCGGCCCGGAGGCCCGCTGTGCCATCTGGCTCGCACAGCCCCAGTGGGCGCTGATCGACCACCCCGGCGCCGTCGTACGGCTGCTTGCCTTCATTGCGACCACCGCCACGCTTGCGGTCATCGTGCTGCTGACGCTTTACCTGCGCTTTCGCCGGCGCGCCCTGGCCCGCCTGGTCCGGACCGTACGAGAACTATCTGCCGGCAATCTCACCTCTGAGTTGCCGCGCGATGATCACGGTGAACTCGCCGCGCTGGCGACGGCCCTGAATTCGCTCCGAAAACGCCTTGCCGCCCAGATGGAGCTGATTGATCGCCAGCGCCGGATGCTTCAGTCGCTCGTCGACCAGTTGCATGAGGGTGTCATCGTGACCCGCGACGATGGCCGCATCGTCCTCATCAACCCCACCGCGATGCGGATGCTCAATCTCCCGGGGGAGCGCGGCCACCAGGATTTCATCGGCGAGCCCGTCGAGCACTGTGTTCAGGATCACCGCCTGCAGCGCATGCTGCTACCGGGGCTGGCGCCACCGCCGTCGCCGCGCACCGCGGCATCCGACGACAGTGGCAGTGATGCGCGCCTCGAGATCGAGACCGGTGATGGCCCGATTCACCTTCTCGCGCGCGCCTCGGAGGTGATCCTCGCCGAACCCGGACAGCGCACCGTCGATGCGGAGCGCGGCCGCGCAGTTCTGCTGACCGACATCACCGAGTTGCAGCGCATCATCCAGATGCGCACGGATTTCGTGGCGAACGCCTCGCATGAGCTGCGCACACCGCTGTCGACCATTCGCGCCGCAGTCGAGACGCTCCTGGGGATGGATCTCGTCGAAGAAGGACCGGCGGCACAGACCTTCCTGGAGAAGATCGATCGTCACAGCGCCCGTCTTGAAGCCATGGTGGCGGATCTACTCGATCTCTCCAAGCTCGAAACACCCTCTGAACGCTTCAAGCCGGAAACCATCGACTGCAAGAACCTCCTCCAGGAACTCTACGCCCGCTTCGCGGAGCGCCTCGAACGCAAGGGGCTGCATTGGCACGCCGAACGCCGCCCCGCTCACGCCGCCACCGTCCTGGTGAACCCCCACCTGCTGCGCCTCGCCGTTGACAACCTGCTTGATAACGCCATCAAGTTCACCGACCGTGGCGGCCACATCCGTGTGCAACTGACCCTCACCAACGAAACCGCCACACTTACTGTCGCGGATACCGGCTGCGGCATTCCAGAAGAAGATCAGCAACGGGTGTTCGAGCGCTTTTACCAGGTCGAGCGGGCCCGTTCGGGCGCTGAACGCGGCACCGGGCTGGGGCTTTCGATCGTACGACACGCGGTCAACGCCATGCGGGGTGCCGTGGAGTTGCGCAGCACACCGGGGCGTGGCACCGAAGTCACGTTGAGTGTGCCACAGCCACGCTACGCCGAGCGCTCCTGA
- a CDS encoding Gfo/Idh/MocA family oxidoreductase — MAGVCNIALLGQKFMGRAHSNAYLKVAKFFNVPLAPVMHTIAGLDLIALAPFADRWGWKNYTTNWKEVVKNTDIHLVDVSTPNYMHAEQALAALANGKHVACEKPLAHTLKDARAMRNAAVKARRSKTFVWFNYRRCPAVALAHRLVQEGKLGRIYHVRASYLQDWGGPETPLVWRFQKKYAGSGAHGDLNAHIIDLARFITGQEIVEVTGAIAETFVTERPLPQKAGNRGGIASGGAARKQRGKSDVDDCVLFLARFRDGAVGTFEATRLATGNQNHNSIEVNGEHGSIRFGFEDMNLLWFYDANDSPALRGWRRIMCTTAGLHPYAGAWWPDAHIIGYEHTFVNMVADMLAVLGGEEPIVPLPSFTDAYETQRVLEAALLAAKHRAAVKLAEIK, encoded by the coding sequence ATGGCAGGCGTCTGCAATATCGCGCTGCTCGGCCAGAAGTTCATGGGCCGGGCGCACAGCAACGCGTACCTGAAGGTCGCCAAGTTCTTCAACGTACCGCTGGCCCCGGTGATGCACACCATCGCCGGGCTCGATCTGATTGCGCTCGCCCCTTTTGCCGATCGCTGGGGCTGGAAGAACTACACCACCAATTGGAAGGAAGTCGTCAAGAACACGGACATCCACCTGGTCGATGTCAGCACTCCCAACTACATGCATGCCGAGCAGGCCCTCGCGGCACTGGCGAACGGCAAGCATGTCGCCTGTGAGAAGCCCCTAGCGCACACCCTCAAGGACGCCCGCGCGATGCGCAATGCGGCGGTCAAGGCCCGCCGTTCCAAGACGTTCGTTTGGTTCAACTATCGCCGCTGCCCAGCCGTCGCCCTGGCCCACCGCCTGGTGCAGGAAGGCAAGCTGGGCCGGATTTACCACGTGCGGGCCTCGTATCTACAGGACTGGGGTGGCCCGGAAACGCCGCTCGTCTGGCGTTTCCAGAAGAAGTATGCCGGCAGCGGTGCTCACGGCGACCTCAATGCGCACATCATCGACCTGGCACGCTTCATCACCGGGCAGGAAATTGTCGAGGTGACCGGCGCCATTGCGGAGACGTTCGTCACGGAGCGCCCTTTGCCGCAGAAGGCCGGTAACCGCGGCGGCATCGCGAGCGGCGGGGCCGCCCGCAAGCAGCGCGGCAAGAGTGATGTCGACGATTGTGTGCTCTTCCTCGCCCGCTTTCGCGACGGCGCCGTTGGCACTTTTGAGGCCACCCGCCTCGCCACGGGTAACCAGAATCACAATAGTATCGAAGTCAACGGCGAGCATGGCTCGATCCGCTTCGGCTTCGAAGACATGAATCTGCTTTGGTTCTATGACGCGAACGATTCTCCCGCGTTGCGCGGCTGGCGCCGGATCATGTGCACCACCGCCGGCCTGCACCCCTACGCCGGGGCCTGGTGGCCCGACGCCCACATCATCGGATACGAACACACGTTCGTAAACATGGTCGCCGACATGCTCGCCGTCCTTGGAGGCGAAGAGCCGATCGTGCCGCTGCCGAGCTTTACGGATGCCTACGAGACGCAACGTGTGCTCGAAGCAGCGCTGCTCGCCGCCAAGCACCGCGCCGCCGTCAAACTCGCCGAGATCAAGTAA
- a CDS encoding thiol-disulfide oxidoreductase DCC family protein, with amino-acid sequence MSLPRPIKVESVVVLYDGQCALCQWSVQFILKRDRRGRFRFAAQQSQVGQQLLAQYGGLSGPDSVVLLADGRVWVASAAALRIARELGGVWRVFGVLRLLPRPLRDWVYQWVAQHRYRWFGRREDCLWVLPEWRERFLE; translated from the coding sequence ATGTCGCTCCCCCGGCCGATCAAGGTCGAATCCGTGGTGGTGCTCTATGATGGGCAGTGCGCACTTTGCCAGTGGTCGGTGCAGTTCATCCTGAAGCGTGACCGGCGGGGACGTTTCCGATTCGCAGCGCAACAGTCGCAAGTGGGACAGCAGCTCTTGGCGCAGTATGGCGGCTTGTCCGGGCCGGACTCGGTGGTCCTGCTCGCAGATGGCCGGGTGTGGGTTGCGAGTGCGGCTGCCCTGCGAATCGCCCGCGAATTGGGAGGGGTGTGGAGAGTGTTTGGGGTGCTCAGGTTGCTACCTCGCCCACTGCGGGACTGGGTATACCAATGGGTGGCGCAGCACAGGTATCGCTGGTTCGGGCGTCGGGAAGATTGCCTGTGGGTGTTACCGGAATGGCGGGAGCGGTTTCTCGAATGA
- a CDS encoding DUF368 domain-containing protein has protein sequence MTGTPESSPVAAGAPAVAAAFAPLRLVRIAVTGLFMGIANLIPGVSGGTMVLALGFYREFVDTVADLTALRFTTRRLSFIGVLGCCAAGAIVAFAGVLLYLLFHYPVAMYALFIGLTLGGAPALARALRPWRVDAVLATAVGLALMLGVLGLRQGAGFPHNTVMDFISGVVGAMTMVLPGVSGSYVLLVMDQYERIMDAIRPLQPRILVPVALGAALGIVGLSHLLKLLLARCARPTLGVLLGILLGSVLGLWPFDKVPGEKAMHRRTPAELRAFAETWQLPGVAGVADDQLVATILRQWPQRQQSSYTPGRILGAAALVLVGFGVTWGLTRLRSQADDGLTAVAPLPAPAPSAD, from the coding sequence ATGACTGGTACACCCGAGTCTTCGCCCGTCGCGGCCGGAGCGCCGGCCGTGGCGGCCGCCTTTGCTCCCCTGCGGCTCGTGCGCATCGCCGTCACCGGCCTGTTCATGGGCATTGCCAACCTGATCCCGGGGGTCTCGGGCGGCACCATGGTGCTGGCACTGGGGTTCTACCGCGAGTTTGTCGACACGGTGGCCGATCTCACTGCCCTGCGTTTCACGACCCGGCGCCTCAGCTTCATCGGGGTGCTCGGCTGCTGTGCGGCCGGTGCGATCGTCGCATTTGCCGGGGTGCTGTTGTATCTGCTGTTCCACTACCCTGTCGCGATGTACGCACTCTTCATCGGACTCACGCTCGGCGGCGCGCCGGCGCTCGCTCGGGCGCTGCGGCCGTGGCGAGTTGATGCTGTTCTCGCAACCGCGGTCGGCCTGGCGCTGATGCTTGGCGTGCTTGGGCTGCGGCAGGGCGCCGGTTTTCCGCACAACACGGTGATGGACTTCATCAGTGGAGTTGTCGGTGCCATGACCATGGTGCTGCCGGGCGTTTCCGGTTCGTATGTCCTCCTGGTGATGGATCAGTACGAGCGCATCATGGATGCCATCCGCCCGCTGCAGCCCCGCATTCTTGTTCCGGTTGCGCTCGGGGCTGCGCTCGGTATCGTCGGACTGTCGCACCTGCTCAAGCTGCTGTTGGCCCGCTGCGCGCGGCCCACCCTTGGTGTGCTGCTCGGCATCCTGCTGGGATCGGTCCTCGGACTCTGGCCGTTCGACAAGGTGCCGGGTGAGAAGGCCATGCACCGTCGCACCCCGGCCGAGCTGCGGGCTTTCGCAGAAACCTGGCAACTCCCCGGTGTTGCCGGCGTCGCCGACGATCAGCTCGTGGCGACCATCCTGCGGCAATGGCCGCAGCGACAGCAATCCAGCTATACCCCCGGTCGCATCCTGGGCGCGGCGGCATTGGTCCTGGTTGGTTTTGGTGTGACCTGGGGTCTGACCCGGCTGCGTTCGCAGGCGGATGACGGTCTTACGGCCGTGGCGCCACTGCCCGCGCCAGCACCCTCAGCGGATTAA
- the phoU gene encoding phosphate signaling complex protein PhoU — protein MSTHFVNLLNDLRRRSLRMASQVEDIVHEACEAVFSTDEALALRVIARDEEVDAAEVEVEAEVVRLLALYQPVGSDLRALCTILKVNNDLERVADCAVNLAERARAGVVQALAQRSAQLKQLCPAVRQSLRNAIRAYSDGDAEIAAQIRQEDQGIDALHVKMVRDVVALSGLAAEEIAAYLDLLSVAKNLERIADHATNIAEDVIFMSTGRIVRHSARG, from the coding sequence ATGTCCACCCATTTCGTGAATCTGCTGAACGATCTGCGCCGGCGCTCCCTGCGCATGGCCAGCCAGGTCGAGGATATCGTGCACGAGGCCTGTGAAGCCGTATTCTCCACGGACGAAGCCCTGGCCTTGCGCGTCATTGCGCGGGACGAGGAAGTCGATGCCGCCGAGGTCGAAGTGGAGGCCGAGGTGGTTCGCCTGCTCGCACTGTACCAGCCGGTGGGCTCGGATCTGCGGGCACTCTGCACGATCCTCAAAGTGAATAATGACCTGGAACGCGTCGCCGACTGCGCGGTGAACCTCGCCGAGCGGGCCCGCGCCGGCGTGGTGCAGGCCCTGGCACAGCGTTCGGCCCAGCTCAAACAACTCTGTCCAGCCGTACGGCAATCGCTGCGCAACGCGATTCGTGCTTATAGTGATGGCGACGCGGAGATCGCGGCCCAGATCCGCCAGGAGGATCAGGGCATCGACGCTCTGCACGTAAAGATGGTGCGCGACGTGGTTGCCCTGAGCGGTCTGGCCGCCGAGGAGATCGCGGCGTATCTCGATCTGTTGTCGGTGGCCAAGAACCTGGAGCGCATCGCCGACCACGCCACCAATATCGCGGAAGACGTGATCTTCATGTCCACTGGCCGGATTGTGCGCCACAGCGCCCGCGGCTGA
- the pstB gene encoding phosphate ABC transporter ATP-binding protein: MITMEVKPTDSHVRPSPVSAPARAVAPPRDHVRTESFSVLYSGNPAVRNVSITMPQGKVTAIIGPSGCGKSTLLRAINRMNDLIPTCTTKGRLLLENEDVYGTHIDVTTLRKRVGMVFQKPNPFPKSVFDNVAYGPRVHGIRGRAALTEIVERSLEQAALWDEVKDRLHQSALGLSGGQQQRLCIARALAIEPELLLMDEPTSALDPMATDRIENLIAELRGEYTIIIVTHNMQQAARVSDQTVFMYVGEMIEAGDTSVIFTNPTNKRTQDYITGRFG, from the coding sequence ATGATCACGATGGAAGTCAAACCCACCGACTCACACGTGCGCCCGTCTCCCGTGTCCGCTCCGGCACGGGCGGTCGCGCCGCCACGCGACCATGTCCGCACCGAATCCTTTTCCGTGTTGTACAGCGGCAACCCCGCCGTGCGGAACGTCTCCATCACCATGCCGCAAGGCAAGGTGACCGCCATCATCGGACCCTCCGGCTGTGGAAAGAGCACTCTGCTCCGTGCGATCAATCGGATGAACGACCTCATCCCGACCTGCACCACCAAGGGGCGCCTGCTGTTGGAAAACGAGGACGTCTATGGCACCCACATTGACGTAACCACCCTGCGCAAGCGTGTCGGCATGGTCTTCCAGAAGCCCAACCCCTTTCCCAAGTCGGTCTTCGACAATGTCGCTTACGGTCCACGCGTGCACGGCATCCGTGGTCGCGCCGCGCTCACCGAGATTGTCGAACGCAGTCTCGAACAGGCCGCACTCTGGGACGAGGTCAAGGATCGCCTGCACCAAAGCGCGCTCGGTCTGTCCGGGGGACAGCAGCAACGTCTCTGCATCGCCCGGGCCCTCGCCATCGAACCGGAACTGCTCCTGATGGACGAGCCGACCTCCGCTCTTGACCCGATGGCAACCGACCGGATCGAGAACTTGATCGCCGAGCTGCGGGGGGAGTACACCATCATCATTGTCACACACAACATGCAGCAGGCCGCCCGGGTTTCCGACCAGACCGTATTCATGTACGTCGGCGAGATGATCGAAGCCGGCGACACCAGCGTGATCTTCACCAACCCCACGAACAAACGCACCCAGGATTACATCACCGGGCGTTTCGGGTAA
- a CDS encoding phosphoribosylformylglycinamidine synthase subunit PurS, giving the protein MSNVYRIEIAPRAAGAAAEEVAQLLREGGLPGLKGVRSSHLYFLEGPLDRATVERTVVPLLRDPVVETATVVTTAADLPGLTAGTEAVEVHLRPGVMDPVADSTLAALQSAGVPVERVRTARRFVLTGTWGVDDVRLAAGRTLANDCIEQVVLGSAEIRPAPQPPNYDFRLRTVPLRDLDAAALEKLSRDAHLFLSRAEMEAIQSHFRTLERDPTDLELETLAQTWSEHCVHKTLKSEILYRGAPLPGGPSTTATIEERHYENLLKDTIAAVTQRLMVEGRGPECLSVFKDNAGIIGFDEDFGIAFKVETHNHPSAIEPYGGAATGIGGVIRDVIGCGLGARPIANTDVFCVAPLDWPHEELPRGVLHPWRVLRGIVQGVADYGNRMGIPTVNGAVAFDPRYLGNPLVFAGCVGLIPRWAIEKAALPGDHIVVVGGRTGRDGIHGATFSSAELTDTHADEFSHAVQIGNAIAEKRFLEALLRARDADGGCLYTAITDCGAGGLSSAVGEMAADVGATVELAEVPLKYAGLRYDEIWISEAQERMVVAVPPEKLAAFLATMRAEEVEATVIGRFGSEGASALPGTQAHAPRLVVRYRGALVGALDMAFLHDGVPRLQREATWQPVASAQRSVPPSGEEGVAARLLTELARPNIASKEWIIRKYDHEVQGGSVIKPLLGPGGGPGDAAVLRPRLTSRRGLAVGCGLSPGLADVDPYWMAAAAIDEAVRNVVCVGGDPAQTAILDNFCWGRSDDPHQLGALVRACQACHDVALAYGTPFISGKDSLNNEFALEREDVERFLAALRRRAEGSGPDAARLAAALPMITERVRTRGRLAIPPTLLISALGIVPDVHRCVTPDLKSSDGALWLVGGLPAAGFDFAVAARIHRAVAALVAAGAVRAAHDVSDGGWLVTVAEMAIAGGRGVAVTAESGVLSAGFEELAAGYVVEMEQASTGLPGIACRRLGTTHERPELCVAGQVLSVAELRAAWTTPSAGHGSS; this is encoded by the coding sequence ATGAGCAACGTCTACCGGATCGAAATTGCACCGCGGGCAGCCGGTGCGGCAGCGGAAGAAGTTGCACAGCTTCTGCGTGAAGGCGGGTTACCCGGCCTCAAGGGCGTCCGGTCGAGCCATCTGTACTTCCTCGAAGGCCCACTGGACCGTGCCACCGTAGAGCGCACCGTTGTGCCCCTGCTGCGAGATCCGGTCGTAGAAACCGCCACGGTCGTCACCACCGCCGCCGACCTGCCGGGTTTGACGGCTGGTACCGAGGCGGTCGAGGTTCACCTCCGGCCGGGCGTGATGGACCCCGTTGCCGACAGCACGCTGGCCGCACTGCAAAGCGCGGGCGTCCCCGTCGAACGTGTGCGCACCGCGCGACGCTTTGTACTTACGGGCACTTGGGGCGTGGACGATGTTCGTCTCGCGGCAGGACGGACGCTGGCGAACGATTGCATCGAGCAAGTTGTCCTGGGTTCCGCTGAAATCCGCCCGGCCCCGCAGCCGCCGAATTACGACTTTCGCCTGCGAACCGTTCCACTGCGCGATCTTGATGCCGCCGCGCTGGAAAAGCTCTCACGCGATGCCCACCTCTTTCTCTCCCGCGCCGAAATGGAGGCGATCCAGTCCCACTTTCGCACCCTGGAACGCGACCCCACCGACCTCGAACTCGAGACGCTTGCGCAGACCTGGTCTGAACATTGTGTACACAAGACCCTCAAGAGCGAGATCCTTTACCGCGGCGCTCCGCTACCCGGCGGTCCGTCCACCACTGCCACCATCGAAGAGCGCCACTACGAGAACCTGCTGAAAGACACCATCGCAGCGGTTACCCAACGTCTCATGGTGGAGGGCCGCGGGCCGGAGTGCCTGTCCGTCTTCAAGGACAATGCCGGGATCATCGGCTTTGACGAGGACTTTGGAATTGCCTTCAAGGTCGAGACCCACAACCACCCTTCGGCCATCGAACCCTACGGCGGAGCGGCCACCGGCATTGGCGGTGTCATTCGCGACGTCATCGGTTGTGGTCTTGGCGCCCGCCCCATCGCGAACACCGACGTTTTCTGCGTGGCGCCGCTCGACTGGCCGCACGAGGAGCTGCCACGCGGCGTGCTGCATCCCTGGCGCGTGTTGCGCGGCATTGTGCAAGGCGTCGCGGACTACGGCAACCGAATGGGCATTCCCACCGTGAATGGTGCCGTCGCCTTCGATCCGCGCTATCTCGGTAATCCACTGGTTTTTGCCGGGTGTGTTGGATTGATCCCGCGCTGGGCCATCGAGAAGGCCGCGCTCCCGGGAGATCACATTGTCGTGGTCGGGGGCCGCACGGGGCGCGATGGTATTCACGGCGCTACGTTCTCCTCTGCGGAGTTGACGGACACCCACGCGGATGAGTTCTCGCACGCCGTCCAGATCGGCAACGCGATTGCGGAAAAGCGGTTCCTCGAAGCCCTGTTGCGGGCGCGTGACGCGGACGGCGGCTGCCTTTACACCGCGATCACCGACTGCGGCGCCGGTGGGCTCAGCAGTGCGGTCGGTGAGATGGCTGCTGATGTTGGTGCGACGGTTGAACTCGCGGAGGTGCCGCTGAAGTACGCCGGCCTGCGCTACGACGAGATCTGGATCAGCGAGGCGCAGGAGCGCATGGTTGTCGCGGTGCCGCCGGAGAAGCTCGCAGCATTCCTTGCGACAATGCGCGCGGAGGAGGTCGAGGCGACGGTCATCGGACGTTTCGGGTCGGAGGGGGCCAGCGCACTTCCCGGCACACAAGCCCACGCTCCGCGCCTCGTGGTGCGCTATCGCGGCGCGCTCGTCGGCGCGCTGGACATGGCGTTTCTTCACGACGGCGTACCCCGTCTGCAGCGTGAAGCGACCTGGCAACCGGTCGCGTCTGCACAGCGTTCCGTGCCCCCTTCGGGCGAGGAAGGCGTTGCCGCCCGGCTGCTTACGGAGCTTGCCCGGCCGAACATCGCCTCGAAGGAATGGATCATTCGCAAGTACGACCACGAAGTGCAGGGCGGCAGTGTCATCAAGCCGCTGCTTGGCCCCGGCGGCGGTCCGGGGGACGCGGCCGTGCTGCGACCGCGGCTGACCAGCCGGCGCGGCCTCGCGGTGGGTTGTGGCCTCTCACCGGGCCTGGCCGACGTAGACCCTTACTGGATGGCAGCGGCCGCGATCGACGAGGCCGTGCGTAATGTGGTGTGCGTCGGTGGCGATCCAGCCCAAACCGCGATTCTCGACAATTTCTGCTGGGGACGCAGCGACGACCCCCACCAGCTCGGCGCACTCGTCCGAGCTTGCCAGGCCTGTCACGATGTGGCGCTGGCCTATGGAACGCCGTTCATCTCGGGCAAGGATTCGCTCAACAATGAATTCGCGTTGGAGCGCGAGGACGTCGAGCGATTCCTCGCGGCGCTGCGGCGTCGCGCGGAAGGATCGGGTCCCGACGCTGCGCGGCTCGCCGCCGCGCTGCCGATGATCACGGAGCGCGTCAGAACCCGGGGGCGACTTGCGATTCCACCGACCCTGCTGATCAGCGCGCTGGGCATCGTGCCCGATGTGCACCGCTGTGTCACGCCCGACTTGAAGTCCTCCGACGGTGCACTTTGGCTGGTCGGTGGCCTGCCGGCAGCCGGCTTCGATTTCGCGGTCGCGGCCCGGATTCACCGTGCGGTTGCTGCTCTCGTGGCCGCCGGCGCCGTCCGGGCCGCCCACGATGTGAGTGATGGCGGCTGGCTCGTCACGGTCGCGGAGATGGCGATTGCGGGTGGTCGTGGTGTCGCGGTGACGGCGGAATCAGGCGTGCTGTCCGCGGGGTTTGAGGAGTTGGCGGCCGGTTACGTGGTTGAAATGGAGCAGGCCTCGACCGGGCTTCCAGGAATCGCGTGCCGGCGCCTCGGTACGACACACGAGAGGCCGGAACTGTGCGTGGCAGGACAGGTGCTTTCCGTGGCGGAGTTGCGGGCAGCATGGACCACCCCCTCGGCCGGTCACGGGTCGTCCTGA